In the Salinirubrum litoreum genome, one interval contains:
- a CDS encoding PhzF family phenazine biosynthesis protein translates to MDTRRTLLVDAFTTEPTAGNAAGVVPDADGLSAEQMQAIARELAVSETAFLQSSGSADRRVRYFTPTQEVALCGHATIASHAHLHEDGVIERGTHTLETNVGVLEIEIGEDDRVWMTQDQPTVRQVDLDWAEVGDALGIDPAAFRDVAADVPPAVASTGMAFLLVPVNFLEHLGNADPDFAAIEALAEAHDAVGVYAFTFDALGADSTLHGRCFVPGAGVPEDPVTGTASGACGAYLRHVGAFDDLPDEMTFEQGHFVDRPGVVSVRVGDEVRVGGRAVTTLEGSMVIPEFDDDEIIEA, encoded by the coding sequence ATGGACACGCGGCGCACGCTCCTCGTCGATGCGTTCACCACAGAGCCGACGGCCGGCAACGCGGCCGGGGTCGTCCCGGACGCCGACGGCCTGTCGGCCGAGCAGATGCAAGCCATCGCGCGGGAACTCGCGGTCAGCGAGACGGCCTTCCTCCAGTCGAGTGGGTCGGCAGACCGACGGGTTCGGTACTTCACGCCGACACAGGAGGTCGCGCTCTGTGGACACGCGACGATCGCCAGCCACGCGCACCTCCACGAGGACGGGGTGATCGAGCGCGGGACGCACACCTTGGAGACGAACGTCGGCGTGTTGGAGATCGAGATCGGCGAGGACGACAGAGTGTGGATGACACAGGATCAGCCGACGGTTCGGCAGGTCGACCTCGACTGGGCCGAGGTCGGGGACGCCCTGGGGATCGACCCCGCCGCGTTCCGGGACGTGGCGGCCGACGTGCCGCCGGCCGTCGCCTCGACGGGGATGGCGTTTCTGCTGGTGCCGGTGAACTTCCTCGAACACCTCGGCAACGCCGACCCGGACTTCGCCGCGATCGAGGCGCTCGCCGAGGCGCACGACGCAGTCGGCGTCTACGCCTTCACGTTCGACGCGCTGGGAGCGGACTCGACGCTCCACGGGCGGTGTTTCGTCCCCGGCGCGGGCGTCCCGGAGGACCCGGTGACCGGGACGGCCAGTGGTGCCTGCGGCGCGTACCTCCGGCACGTCGGCGCGTTCGACGACCTGCCCGACGAGATGACCTTCGAACAGGGCCACTTCGTGGACCGCCCGGGTGTAGTGTCGGTTCGCGTGGGTGACGAGGTGCGCGTGGGTGGCCGGGCCGTGACGACGCTGGAGGGGTCGATGGTGATCCCCGAGTTCGACGACGACGAGATCATCGAGGCGTAA
- a CDS encoding EthD family reductase produces the protein MIKLVELLVRKEGLTHAEFADYWLDEHSPVAAEMPGVEKYVTSLPTDPEKAEYDGVLELYFADMDALRAAFDSEAGAETLADAEEFLEVGAGPRMIVEETVQVDTSEE, from the coding sequence GTGATCAAACTCGTCGAACTGCTGGTGCGGAAGGAGGGGCTGACACACGCCGAGTTCGCGGACTACTGGCTGGACGAGCACAGCCCCGTCGCGGCGGAGATGCCGGGCGTCGAGAAGTACGTCACCTCGCTCCCGACCGATCCGGAGAAGGCGGAGTACGACGGTGTGCTGGAACTCTACTTCGCCGACATGGACGCGCTCCGGGCCGCCTTCGACTCCGAGGCGGGCGCGGAGACGCTGGCCGACGCCGAAGAGTTCCTAGAGGTCGGTGCCGGCCCTCGGATGATCGTCGAGGAGACGGTACAGGTGGATACGAGCGAGGAGTGA
- a CDS encoding alpha/beta hydrolase has product MSETVLIPGGRDVRGSLDTASVSDTAESVVVACPPHPQHRGHRGDERLVAVSEALTAAGVDCLRFDYGDWDEGRGESADTRQALRWADSRYDRVGLFGFSFGASLALLAAGGSEVAVGLSAVSALAPTARLGPELDVVRALDGVDCPAQVVVGERDTTVDWEPVAERAREVGFEVRELSGDHFFVGQSGTVGEVVSGFLLDYV; this is encoded by the coding sequence GTGAGCGAGACCGTCTTGATTCCGGGTGGTCGTGACGTGCGCGGGTCGCTAGACACCGCGAGTGTGTCGGACACTGCCGAGTCGGTCGTCGTCGCCTGTCCGCCGCATCCCCAGCACCGGGGGCATCGCGGCGACGAGCGACTGGTCGCGGTGAGCGAAGCGCTCACCGCGGCAGGCGTGGACTGTCTCCGGTTCGACTACGGCGACTGGGACGAAGGTCGCGGGGAGTCGGCGGACACCCGGCAGGCGCTGCGGTGGGCCGACTCGCGCTACGACCGTGTCGGCCTGTTCGGCTTCAGTTTCGGTGCGTCGCTGGCACTGTTGGCGGCCGGCGGGTCCGAGGTGGCGGTCGGCCTGTCGGCGGTGAGTGCCCTCGCGCCGACCGCGCGTCTCGGCCCGGAGTTGGACGTGGTTCGGGCACTGGACGGTGTGGACTGCCCGGCGCAGGTGGTCGTCGGCGAGCGAGATACGACCGTGGACTGGGAGCCGGTGGCAGAGCGTGCGAGAGAGGTCGGATTCGAGGTGCGGGAGTTGAGCGGCGATCACTTCTTCGTCGGCCAGTCGGGGACGGTTGGCGAAGTGGTTTCGGGGTTTTTGTTGGACTACGTGTGA
- a CDS encoding dipeptide epimerase encodes MALTADFERLELPLEHEFTISRGSASTARNVAVEITDEAGTTGVGAAAPSRHYGETVETVEAVLPALLDVVRDVGDPLALDRIEREMRGRVNDNPAAHAAVSIALHDLVAKRLDQPLYRLWGLDPAGAPDTSFTIGIDDTETMRRKTEQAVERGYSTLKVKVGTDRDEAIVSTVRETAPDATIRVDANEAWTPREAVRATETLADYDVEFVEQPVPADDPEGLEFVYDHGALPIAADESCVTLADVPRVADSVDIVNLKLMKCGGLREAKRMIHTARAHGLEVMLGCMVESNAAIAGACHLAPLLDYADLDGALLLTEDAYDGVDLSGGQIRLGGLDRSGTGARER; translated from the coding sequence ATGGCCCTGACCGCCGACTTCGAGCGACTCGAACTCCCGCTCGAACACGAGTTCACCATCTCGCGTGGGTCGGCGTCGACCGCTCGGAACGTCGCCGTCGAGATCACCGACGAGGCGGGAACGACCGGCGTCGGCGCGGCCGCCCCCTCGCGGCACTACGGCGAGACCGTCGAGACGGTCGAGGCCGTCCTGCCGGCCCTGCTCGACGTGGTTCGAGACGTGGGCGATCCACTCGCGCTCGACCGGATCGAGCGGGAGATGCGCGGGCGGGTGAACGACAATCCCGCCGCACACGCCGCCGTCTCCATCGCGCTCCACGACCTCGTCGCGAAGCGACTCGACCAGCCACTCTATCGGCTGTGGGGACTCGACCCCGCAGGCGCGCCCGACACGTCGTTCACCATCGGGATCGACGACACCGAGACGATGCGGCGGAAGACCGAGCAGGCGGTCGAACGCGGCTACTCGACGCTGAAGGTGAAGGTCGGCACCGACCGCGACGAGGCGATCGTCTCGACGGTCAGAGAGACCGCACCGGACGCGACGATCCGGGTGGACGCGAACGAGGCGTGGACGCCCCGCGAGGCGGTCCGGGCGACCGAGACGCTCGCAGACTACGACGTCGAGTTCGTCGAGCAACCGGTCCCGGCGGACGACCCCGAGGGCCTCGAGTTCGTCTACGACCACGGGGCACTGCCGATCGCGGCCGACGAGTCGTGCGTCACCCTCGCAGACGTGCCCCGAGTGGCGGACAGCGTGGACATCGTGAACCTGAAACTGATGAAGTGCGGCGGCCTGCGCGAGGCGAAACGGATGATCCACACCGCCCGCGCCCACGGACTGGAGGTGATGCTCGGCTGTATGGTGGAGTCGAACGCCGCCATCGCGGGCGCCTGTCACCTCGCGCCACTGCTGGACTACGCCGATCTGGACGGGGCGCTCCTGCTGACCGAGGACGCCTACGACGGGGTCGACCTGTCCGGCGGGCAGATTCGGCTCGGCGGACTGGATCGGTCGGGGACCGGCGCGCGAGAACGGTAG
- a CDS encoding class I SAM-dependent methyltransferase: MGFHTFDVDRADALEDASRYRYCSREELLSLLAPGENAVVADLGSGTGFYTDDVAPHVGTCYAVDVQSEMHDIYREKGLPASVETVTAEVGDLPFADDALDAAFSTMTYHEFATPESLAELARVIRPGGRVVTVDWTADGDGESGPPREERYALQDAVAGFSEAGFRVARAEGRRETFVCVAVVE, from the coding sequence ATGGGATTCCACACGTTCGACGTGGACCGCGCCGACGCACTGGAGGACGCGAGTCGCTATCGCTACTGCTCACGCGAGGAACTCCTCTCGCTGCTCGCCCCCGGCGAGAACGCAGTGGTCGCGGACCTCGGCAGTGGCACCGGCTTCTACACCGACGACGTGGCACCACACGTCGGCACCTGCTACGCCGTGGACGTGCAGTCCGAGATGCACGACATCTACCGCGAGAAGGGCCTGCCCGCGTCGGTCGAGACTGTGACGGCCGAAGTCGGCGACCTCCCCTTCGCGGACGACGCACTCGATGCCGCCTTCTCCACGATGACCTACCACGAGTTCGCCACCCCCGAGTCGCTCGCGGAACTGGCTCGCGTGATCCGACCGGGCGGGCGCGTCGTGACGGTCGACTGGACCGCCGACGGCGACGGCGAGAGCGGCCCACCGCGCGAGGAACGCTACGCACTGCAGGACGCGGTCGCCGGCTTCTCCGAGGCCGGCTTCCGGGTCGCGCGCGCCGAGGGTCGACGCGAGACGTTCGTCTGTGTCGCGGTCGTCGAGTAG
- the rocF gene encoding arginase, with protein MNQAVRIIGAPTDYGANRRGVDMGPSAIRYAGLADELEEIGLRVTDAGDVLAPRAEERDPDAREPSVGTAKFLRETEDVTGQLADEVADALTQEETPVALGGDHSIAIGSLSGSARDAEIGAIWFDAHGDFNTPTTSPSGNVHGMPLAAALGIGEFDGVEWCNAPNLREGNVAIVGLRSVDDAEARAIRDSDVTAFTMSDIDDEGITEIVEDAVSVASAGTEGFHVSLDLDWLDPKEAPGVGTPVRGGVTYREAHSALEIVAESEALRSLEMVEVNPILDEHNETANLAVELAASALGQRIL; from the coding sequence ATGAACCAAGCCGTCCGCATCATCGGGGCACCGACCGACTACGGCGCGAACCGACGTGGCGTGGACATGGGCCCCTCCGCCATCCGGTACGCCGGACTGGCAGACGAACTGGAGGAGATCGGTCTGCGCGTGACCGACGCGGGTGACGTTCTCGCCCCGCGTGCCGAGGAACGCGACCCGGACGCCCGCGAACCGAGCGTCGGGACCGCGAAGTTCCTCCGCGAGACCGAGGACGTGACCGGCCAACTCGCCGACGAGGTAGCCGACGCTCTCACCCAAGAGGAGACGCCCGTCGCACTCGGCGGCGACCACTCGATCGCCATCGGGTCGCTGTCCGGTTCGGCGCGCGACGCCGAGATCGGCGCGATCTGGTTCGACGCTCACGGCGACTTCAACACGCCGACGACCTCACCCTCCGGCAACGTCCACGGGATGCCACTCGCGGCCGCCCTCGGGATCGGCGAGTTCGATGGCGTCGAGTGGTGTAACGCCCCGAACCTCCGGGAGGGGAACGTCGCCATCGTCGGTCTGCGCTCGGTGGACGACGCCGAGGCGCGCGCGATCAGAGACAGCGACGTGACCGCGTTCACGATGTCGGACATCGACGACGAGGGGATCACCGAGATCGTCGAGGACGCCGTCTCGGTCGCCTCCGCCGGCACCGAGGGGTTCCACGTCAGTCTCGACTTAGACTGGCTCGACCCGAAAGAAGCGCCGGGCGTCGGGACGCCGGTCCGTGGCGGCGTGACGTACCGTGAAGCGCACTCCGCACTGGAGATCGTCGCCGAATCCGAGGCACTCCGGTCGCTGGAGATGGTCGAAGTGAACCCGATTCTGGACGAACACAACGAGACGGCGAACCTCGCGGTCGAACTGGCCGCGAGTGCGCTCGGTCAGCGCATTCTATAG
- the gyrA gene encoding DNA gyrase subunit A, protein MSSDTPTDPNADAARVQTARIEDEMEQSYIDYAMSVIAGRALPDVRDGLKPVHRRILYAMHEAGVTSRSSHRKSSSIVGETMGDYHPHGDSAIYDALARMAQDFSMRYPLVDGQGNFGSVDGDPPAAMRYTEARMSPIAEELLDDIEKDTVDFQSNYDDRLQEPEVLPSAIPNLLVNGSSGIAVGMSTNIPPHNLGEVIDAVVHLIENPDCSVEDLIHVDGNPGPIKGPDFPTGANIVGRNGLYKAYKTGRGKLRVRAEFEVDEEEGRIVITELPFQENKARRIERIAEDVNDGKIEGIRDLRDESDRDGIRIVVELKRDAIAEVVKNQLLEHHLESTFGVINLALVDGEPRVLDLKETLVEYLEHRKEVVTRRSEFELAEAEDRAHILEGRLTALDNVDEVVELIQDAEDRDDAKAVLQERFDFSADQVEHIVAMQLGSLTSMEAAAIEDEYEEVQARIERLNEILADESELLGVIEEELLAIKDEYDDERRTSFVADDGSVTHEDLIPEEEMVVVVSEDDYIKRMPLDTFRAQNRGGKGIIGTNLKEGDRVSSVFVANTHDFLLCFTNHGQVYQLKTYEVPEMSRTARGKSAVNLLDLDDGEEITSVVDTDDMDAEAGDFLTMVTRDGYIKRTGVDEFQHILSTGIRAIRLEDGDELADVEVTDGTQDVIVSTKAGMSIRFAESEARAMGRSARGVRGIRLTERADGTRDEVAAVAGVDPDRHEWVLTVTENGYGKRSNIAAYRQQSRNGKGLIDIKTNERNGPVCALETVGPGDHLLVMSDAGQIVRTPVDDISTVGRNTMGVTVVDLDAGDHVASVDVVPVERMADETSEEVEVDGEAIAEAGE, encoded by the coding sequence ATGAGTTCAGACACACCGACCGACCCGAACGCGGACGCAGCACGGGTCCAGACGGCACGCATCGAAGACGAGATGGAACAGTCGTACATCGACTACGCGATGTCCGTCATCGCGGGGCGGGCACTGCCCGACGTACGGGACGGCCTGAAGCCGGTCCACCGGCGCATCCTCTACGCGATGCACGAGGCCGGCGTCACCTCCCGGTCGTCACACCGGAAGTCCTCCTCCATCGTCGGCGAGACGATGGGTGACTACCACCCGCACGGCGACTCGGCCATCTACGACGCCCTCGCGCGGATGGCACAGGACTTCTCGATGCGGTACCCCCTCGTCGACGGCCAGGGGAACTTCGGCTCCGTGGACGGCGACCCGCCGGCCGCGATGCGGTACACCGAAGCCCGGATGTCGCCCATCGCGGAGGAACTCCTCGACGACATCGAGAAGGACACCGTCGACTTCCAGTCGAACTACGACGACCGCCTGCAGGAACCCGAAGTCCTCCCGTCGGCCATCCCGAACCTGCTGGTCAACGGCTCCTCGGGCATCGCGGTCGGGATGTCGACCAACATCCCGCCGCACAACCTCGGCGAGGTCATCGACGCGGTGGTCCACCTGATCGAGAACCCCGACTGCTCGGTCGAGGACCTGATCCACGTCGACGGCAACCCCGGCCCGATCAAGGGACCCGACTTCCCGACCGGCGCGAACATCGTCGGCCGGAACGGCCTCTACAAGGCGTACAAGACCGGACGCGGGAAGCTCCGCGTGCGTGCCGAGTTCGAGGTCGACGAGGAAGAGGGGAGAATCGTCATCACCGAACTCCCGTTCCAGGAGAACAAGGCCCGGCGGATCGAGCGCATCGCCGAGGACGTCAACGACGGGAAGATAGAGGGCATCCGCGACCTGCGCGACGAGTCCGACCGCGACGGTATCCGCATCGTGGTCGAACTCAAGCGCGACGCGATTGCCGAAGTGGTGAAGAACCAACTGCTCGAACACCACCTCGAGTCGACGTTCGGGGTCATCAACCTCGCGCTGGTCGACGGCGAACCGCGCGTCCTCGACCTGAAGGAGACGCTGGTCGAGTATCTCGAACACCGAAAGGAGGTCGTCACCCGGCGCTCCGAGTTCGAACTCGCCGAGGCCGAGGACCGCGCACACATCCTCGAAGGCCGCCTGACCGCGCTGGACAACGTCGACGAGGTCGTCGAACTCATCCAGGACGCCGAGGACCGCGACGACGCGAAGGCCGTTCTGCAGGAGCGGTTCGACTTCTCCGCCGATCAGGTCGAGCACATCGTCGCCATGCAACTCGGCAGTCTCACCTCGATGGAGGCGGCGGCCATCGAAGACGAGTACGAGGAGGTCCAGGCCCGCATCGAGCGCCTGAACGAGATTCTGGCAGACGAGTCCGAACTCCTCGGCGTCATCGAGGAGGAACTGCTGGCGATCAAAGACGAGTACGACGACGAGCGCCGGACCTCCTTCGTCGCCGACGACGGGAGCGTCACCCACGAGGACCTCATCCCGGAAGAGGAGATGGTCGTCGTCGTCTCCGAGGACGACTACATCAAGCGGATGCCGCTTGACACCTTCCGGGCGCAGAACCGGGGCGGGAAGGGGATCATCGGCACGAACCTGAAGGAGGGCGACCGCGTCTCCTCGGTGTTCGTCGCCAACACCCACGACTTCCTGCTCTGTTTCACCAACCACGGACAGGTCTACCAACTCAAGACCTACGAGGTCCCCGAGATGTCTCGCACGGCACGCGGGAAGTCGGCCGTCAACCTCCTCGACTTAGACGACGGCGAGGAGATCACGTCGGTCGTCGACACCGACGACATGGACGCCGAGGCGGGCGACTTCCTGACGATGGTCACCCGCGACGGCTACATCAAGCGGACCGGCGTGGACGAGTTCCAGCACATCCTCTCGACCGGGATCCGCGCGATCCGACTGGAGGACGGCGACGAACTCGCCGACGTGGAGGTGACCGACGGGACGCAGGACGTGATCGTCTCCACGAAGGCCGGGATGTCGATCCGCTTCGCGGAGTCGGAGGCCCGCGCGATGGGTCGGAGCGCACGCGGGGTACGCGGGATTCGCCTCACCGAGCGCGCTGACGGTACTCGCGACGAGGTGGCGGCGGTCGCCGGCGTCGACCCCGACCGCCACGAGTGGGTGTTGACGGTGACGGAGAACGGCTACGGCAAGCGGTCGAACATCGCCGCCTACCGGCAGCAGTCTCGTAACGGAAAGGGTCTCATCGACATCAAGACGAACGAGCGCAACGGGCCGGTCTGTGCCCTCGAGACCGTCGGGCCGGGCGACCACCTCCTCGTCATGAGCGACGCGGGACAGATCGTCCGGACGCCCGTCGACGACATCTCGACGGTCGGCCGCAACACGATGGGTGTCACGGTCGTCGATCTGGACGCCGGCGACCACGTGGCGAGCGTCGACGTGGTGCCGGTCGAGCGGATGGCAGACGAGACGAGCGAGGAAGTCGAGGTCGACGGCGAGGCGATCGCAGAAGCGGGAGAGTAA
- a CDS encoding Rrf2 family transcriptional regulator translates to MSSIELTPSQKTILTALINLHRESESAVKGEDIAEEVDRNPGTIRNQMQSLKALQLVEGVPGPKGGYKPTANAYEALDVQQMDEPATVPLFLKGERVENANVEEIDLSSVHHPELCRAEIHLQGSVRDFHEGDEVRVGPTPLSKLVIDGIVDGKDDTNNILILRLEGMKAPAEEPAH, encoded by the coding sequence ATGTCATCAATCGAACTCACGCCCAGTCAGAAAACTATTCTGACGGCACTCATCAACCTCCACCGCGAGAGCGAGAGCGCGGTGAAGGGCGAAGACATCGCAGAGGAGGTCGACCGCAACCCCGGCACGATCCGGAACCAGATGCAGAGTCTGAAGGCGCTCCAGTTGGTCGAAGGCGTCCCCGGTCCGAAGGGTGGTTACAAGCCGACGGCGAACGCCTACGAGGCGCTCGACGTCCAGCAGATGGACGAACCGGCGACCGTCCCGCTGTTTCTCAAAGGTGAGCGCGTCGAGAACGCCAACGTCGAGGAGATCGACCTCTCCAGCGTCCACCACCCGGAACTCTGCCGTGCCGAGATCCACCTGCAGGGATCGGTCCGTGACTTCCACGAGGGCGACGAGGTGCGCGTCGGCCCGACGCCCCTCTCGAAACTCGTCATCGACGGCATCGTCGACGGGAAAGACGACACGAACAACATCCTGATCCTCCGGCTGGAAGGGATGAAAGCCCCGGCCGAAGAGCCGGCACACTGA
- a CDS encoding DUF1611 domain-containing protein, giving the protein MTNDPRRVVVLAHGKFPDRAKTATGVMKYGTDEIVAVLDRDRAGQRVADCRADLPDAPIVGSMAEAPEADVLLIGIAPIGGGFDESWRDDVETAIDRGCDVVAGLHYFLSEDDEFAAMAAEAGVELRDVRKPDPDLTVAQGIADEVDAKIALTVGTDCSVGKMTASLEIVEAAQERGIDAAFVPTGQTGIMIAGWGNPIDRVVSDFTAGAVEEMILEIGDDHDLLVVEGQGSITHPAYSAVTCGILHGAMADALVLCHVAGREAIHGYESFPIRPVPEYVDLYESLADPVHETEVVAGCLNTADLPDDETARAALDDYSDALGGPATDPVRFDAGEVVDALWP; this is encoded by the coding sequence ATGACGAACGATCCACGGCGCGTGGTCGTCCTCGCCCACGGGAAGTTCCCGGACCGGGCGAAGACGGCCACGGGCGTCATGAAGTACGGCACCGACGAGATCGTCGCCGTCCTCGACCGCGACCGGGCCGGCCAGCGCGTGGCCGACTGCCGGGCCGACCTCCCCGACGCACCCATCGTCGGGTCGATGGCCGAGGCACCCGAGGCCGACGTCCTGTTGATCGGCATCGCCCCGATCGGCGGCGGCTTCGACGAGTCGTGGCGCGACGACGTCGAGACCGCCATCGACCGGGGTTGTGACGTGGTCGCGGGGCTCCACTACTTCCTCTCTGAGGACGACGAGTTCGCCGCGATGGCCGCCGAGGCCGGCGTCGAACTCCGCGACGTGCGCAAACCCGATCCGGACCTCACGGTCGCACAGGGGATCGCCGACGAGGTCGACGCGAAGATCGCGCTGACGGTCGGCACCGACTGCTCGGTCGGGAAGATGACCGCCTCGCTGGAGATCGTCGAGGCCGCACAGGAGCGAGGCATCGACGCCGCGTTCGTCCCGACCGGCCAGACCGGCATCATGATCGCCGGGTGGGGCAACCCCATCGACCGCGTCGTCTCGGACTTCACCGCCGGCGCGGTCGAGGAGATGATCTTGGAGATCGGCGACGACCACGACCTCCTCGTCGTCGAGGGACAGGGGTCGATCACGCATCCGGCCTACTCCGCCGTCACCTGCGGCATCCTCCACGGCGCGATGGCCGACGCCCTCGTCCTCTGCCACGTCGCCGGCCGGGAGGCGATCCACGGCTACGAGTCCTTCCCCATCCGGCCGGTCCCCGAGTACGTCGACCTCTACGAGTCGCTCGCCGATCCGGTCCACGAGACCGAGGTCGTCGCCGGCTGTCTCAACACCGCCGACCTGCCGGACGACGAGACCGCGCGGGCGGCACTGGACGACTACAGCGACGCGCTGGGTGGGCCGGCGACCGACCCAGTCAGATTCGACGCCGGGGAGGTCGTGGACGCGCTATGGCCCTGA
- a CDS encoding rubrerythrin-like domain-containing protein, translated as MVINNATVDPYTPERGYYECLSCGDRTTSTDRLTECPDCGGAVQNIAVARE; from the coding sequence ATGGTTATCAACAACGCGACCGTCGACCCGTACACCCCCGAACGCGGCTACTACGAGTGTCTGAGTTGCGGCGACCGGACGACCAGCACAGACCGACTGACCGAGTGTCCCGACTGTGGCGGCGCGGTCCAGAACATCGCCGTCGCGCGCGAGTAG
- a CDS encoding PspA/IM30 family protein, whose amino-acid sequence MGILSRASYVVRSKINALLNRAEDPNETLDYSYEKMRDELQQVKQGIADLTTQKKRLEIQKRRLEDNVEKHNEQAREAINQDREDLARKALEKKNAKLNQIEQLDGQIEQLQNTQDDLVEKKNTLQSRIEEFRTKKETMKARYEAAEASSRVSEALSGVGDEMEDTARAIERAEERTEEMEARSMAMDELADTGAFDDALSDKDQIDRELEAGRSSREVDTELETLKAEMGKGSAPSESTTADADADAELDDLEADADVADEEVEAELEELKNEEDA is encoded by the coding sequence ATGGGAATACTCTCGCGCGCGTCCTACGTCGTTCGGTCGAAGATCAACGCCCTCCTCAATCGTGCCGAGGACCCCAACGAGACGCTCGACTACTCCTACGAGAAGATGCGGGACGAACTCCAGCAGGTCAAACAGGGGATCGCCGACCTGACGACCCAGAAGAAGCGACTGGAGATTCAGAAGCGCCGACTCGAAGACAACGTCGAGAAGCACAACGAGCAGGCCCGCGAGGCGATCAACCAGGATCGTGAGGACCTCGCTCGGAAGGCGTTGGAGAAGAAGAACGCGAAGCTGAACCAGATCGAACAACTGGACGGGCAGATCGAACAGCTCCAGAACACGCAGGACGATCTGGTCGAGAAGAAGAACACGCTCCAGAGCCGCATCGAGGAGTTCCGCACGAAGAAGGAGACGATGAAGGCCCGATACGAGGCCGCAGAAGCCTCCAGTCGCGTCTCCGAGGCGCTGTCGGGCGTCGGCGACGAGATGGAAGACACCGCCCGCGCCATCGAGCGTGCCGAGGAGCGCACCGAGGAGATGGAAGCCCGGTCGATGGCGATGGACGAACTCGCCGACACCGGCGCGTTCGACGACGCCCTCTCTGACAAAGACCAGATCGACCGCGAACTCGAAGCCGGCCGCTCCAGCCGCGAGGTCGACACCGAACTGGAGACGCTGAAAGCCGAGATGGGCAAGGGGAGCGCACCGAGCGAGTCGACGACGGCGGACGCAGACGCCGACGCCGAACTCGACGACCTCGAGGCCGACGCGGACGTGGCCGACGAAGAGGTCGAAGCCGAACTGGAAGAGTTGAAGAACGAAGAGGACGCCTGA
- a CDS encoding NAD-dependent epimerase/dehydratase family protein → MHGNRVLVTGGAGFIGSNLANALAEDNEVVALDDLYLGTPANLDDGVEFVDGSVLDDDLPTDVDAVFHLAALSSRTMLEENPREGARVNVEGFVNVVEQALDDGCDTVVYASTSSIYDNDPPGRETDDLTADTGYEASMLSRERYAEYYNNFYDDLSVAGTRFFSVYQGYGGAEGHKGEYANTVSQWAEKMARGETPVLWGDGEQTRDYVHVSDVVRALEVIADERLAGVYNVGTGRNFSFNETVAMLNDALGTDIDPEYEPVQLSNYNFEQCADISKLRDATGWEPEVTFEEGVKQVCAAYVD, encoded by the coding sequence ATGCACGGAAACCGTGTCCTCGTGACCGGCGGGGCGGGCTTCATCGGGTCGAATCTCGCCAACGCCCTCGCCGAGGACAACGAGGTCGTGGCGCTGGACGACCTCTATCTCGGGACGCCCGCGAACCTCGACGACGGCGTGGAGTTCGTCGACGGCTCCGTACTGGACGACGACCTACCGACCGACGTCGACGCCGTCTTCCACCTCGCGGCACTCTCCTCGCGGACGATGTTGGAGGAGAACCCCCGCGAGGGCGCACGGGTCAACGTCGAGGGGTTCGTCAACGTCGTCGAACAGGCACTCGACGACGGCTGTGACACGGTGGTCTACGCCTCCACCTCGTCCATCTACGACAACGACCCGCCGGGTCGAGAGACCGACGACCTGACGGCCGACACGGGCTACGAGGCGTCGATGCTCTCGCGGGAGCGGTACGCCGAGTACTACAACAACTTCTACGACGACCTCTCGGTCGCCGGGACGCGCTTCTTCTCGGTGTATCAGGGCTACGGCGGCGCGGAGGGCCACAAGGGCGAGTACGCCAACACGGTCTCGCAGTGGGCCGAGAAGATGGCACGCGGCGAGACACCGGTGCTGTGGGGTGACGGCGAGCAGACCCGCGACTACGTCCACGTCTCGGACGTGGTGCGCGCACTGGAGGTCATCGCCGACGAACGACTCGCGGGCGTCTACAACGTCGGCACCGGCCGGAACTTCTCGTTCAACGAGACGGTGGCGATGCTGAACGACGCGCTCGGGACCGACATCGACCCCGAGTACGAACCGGTCCAGTTGTCGAACTACAATTTCGAGCAGTGTGCAGACATCTCGAAGCTCCGGGACGCGACTGGCTGGGAACCCGAGGTGACGTTCGAGGAGGGCGTGAAACAGGTCTGTGCGGCGTACGTGGACTGA